The Blautia hydrogenotrophica DSM 10507 genome window below encodes:
- the trhA gene encoding PAQR family membrane homeostasis protein TrhA, with translation MTLKLKDPGSAITHGIAMLLALIGAVPLLFKAASSSGAETIIPLAIFIFTMFLLYTASTVYHSVDSTEKVNRRLRKIDHMMIFIMIAGSYTPICLITLNNTLGYGLCIAVWTIAIIGIIFKAAWITCPKWVSSILYIGMGWLCVLALVPIYHSLSHAGFGWLLAGGIIYTIGGVIYGLKLPIFDAKHKNFGSHEIFHIFVMAGSICHFIVMYFFVCPLAV, from the coding sequence ATGACATTAAAATTAAAAGACCCAGGTAGCGCAATCACCCATGGTATCGCAATGCTGCTAGCACTAATCGGCGCAGTACCATTGCTTTTTAAAGCAGCTAGCTCTTCTGGAGCTGAGACTATCATCCCCCTTGCTATTTTTATTTTCACCATGTTCTTGCTCTACACTGCAAGCACAGTCTATCACTCCGTAGACTCCACAGAGAAAGTCAATCGTCGTCTTAGAAAAATCGATCACATGATGATTTTTATTATGATAGCTGGCAGTTATACTCCTATCTGCTTGATTACTTTAAACAATACCCTAGGTTATGGCCTTTGTATCGCTGTGTGGACGATCGCAATCATAGGAATCATTTTTAAAGCGGCGTGGATTACCTGTCCGAAATGGGTCTCTTCCATCCTGTATATTGGCATGGGTTGGCTTTGTGTTTTGGCCCTGGTTCCTATCTACCACTCACTTTCCCATGCTGGATTTGGTTGGCTGTTAGCCGGTGGAATTATCTATACCATCGGCGGTGTCATTTATGGTCTGAAACTCCCAATCTTTGATGCCAAACACAAGAATTTCGGTTCACATGAGATTTTTCACATTTTCGTGATGGCTGGAAGTATCTGTCACTTTATCGTAATGTACTTTTTCGTCTGCCCATTGGCTGTCTGA
- a CDS encoding MATE family efflux transporter: MNQSNMLTGSPGKTLFLFAVPMMIGNLFQQLYNLVDSAVVGKYVGENALAAVGASYSITNVFIAIAIGGGIGSSVIISQYLGAGNIRKMKTSIYTALFNFLGISLFLGVFGAFFHHQILIWMDTPQNVLAEAGIYLKIYFYGLPFLFMYNILASIFNSMGDSKTPLCLLIFSSVLNIFFDLAFVIGLDLGVLGVAVGTLIAQGISSIVSFLLLMRRLKANYQTNGLSDSPQTSDPQKIYSRTITWKMTKIGVPSILQQSIVYIGMLLVQVVVNSFGSSVMAGYTAGMRIESICIVPMTAVGNAMSSFSAQNLGARQPERVKQAYKACYLIDASIAVFLCLILHLFGNTFLSGFLDASSGTEAYSVASAYMIFQSFFYIFIGLKCCTDAILRASGDMLIFTLANLVNLALRVFIANHFAHSWGIQAIWMAVPIGWSINYLISLLRVLTGKWKKIHLI; this comes from the coding sequence ATGAATCAATCCAACATGCTCACAGGCTCACCAGGAAAAACTCTTTTCCTTTTTGCAGTCCCCATGATGATTGGAAATCTGTTTCAGCAACTTTATAACCTCGTAGACTCTGCTGTAGTCGGTAAATACGTAGGCGAGAACGCTCTGGCTGCAGTGGGAGCCTCCTATTCTATTACCAATGTGTTTATCGCCATTGCCATAGGAGGTGGGATTGGAAGTTCTGTGATTATCTCTCAATATCTGGGGGCCGGAAATATACGAAAAATGAAGACTTCCATTTACACTGCCCTTTTCAATTTTCTGGGAATCAGTTTATTTCTAGGAGTCTTCGGAGCTTTTTTTCATCACCAAATCTTAATATGGATGGATACGCCTCAAAATGTATTGGCCGAGGCAGGTATCTACCTGAAAATATATTTTTATGGCCTCCCGTTTTTGTTCATGTACAATATACTTGCTTCTATTTTTAACTCTATGGGAGATTCGAAGACACCTCTTTGTCTGTTAATTTTTTCTTCTGTTTTGAATATCTTCTTTGATCTGGCGTTTGTGATAGGACTTGACCTGGGAGTCTTAGGCGTTGCTGTGGGCACTCTGATTGCCCAAGGAATCTCATCCATCGTCTCATTTCTTTTACTAATGCGCCGACTTAAAGCTAATTATCAAACCAATGGCCTCTCAGACAGTCCACAGACCTCAGATCCCCAAAAAATCTACAGTAGAACCATTACATGGAAAATGACCAAAATCGGCGTTCCCTCTATCTTGCAGCAGTCTATCGTCTATATAGGAATGCTTTTAGTCCAAGTCGTCGTCAACAGCTTTGGTTCCTCTGTAATGGCTGGCTACACCGCTGGAATGCGCATAGAATCTATATGCATTGTACCCATGACTGCCGTTGGAAACGCAATGTCTTCCTTCTCCGCCCAAAATTTAGGGGCTAGGCAACCTGAACGTGTGAAGCAAGCATACAAAGCCTGTTACCTCATAGATGCATCCATTGCCGTTTTTCTCTGCCTGATCTTGCATTTGTTCGGCAATACATTTTTGAGTGGTTTTCTGGATGCCTCTTCTGGTACAGAAGCTTATTCTGTGGCCTCTGCTTATATGATCTTCCAGTCCTTTTTTTATATCTTCATAGGACTAAAATGCTGTACTGACGCGATTCTCAGAGCCTCCGGAGACATGCTGATCTTTACACTGGCAAATTTAGTCAATCTCGCCCTGAGAGTATTTATTGCCAACCATTTTGCTCATAGTTGGGGCATTCAAGCAATCTGGATGGCTGTTCCCATTGGTTGGTCTATCAACTATCTAATCTCCTTGCTTCGGGTTCTCACAGGGAAATGGAAAAAAATACATTTGATCTAA
- the spoVT gene encoding stage V sporulation protein T, translating to MKATGIVRRIDDLGRVVIPKEIRRTLRIKEGTPLEIFTDREGEIILKKYSPIGELSIFAKEYTEALSQTTGLISCIADHDQIVATSGSGSREFQGKEISQELEALIGGREAKCSKFGEKGHIQVVKEQKNEAPSQVIWPIICSGDAIGAVILMGREEKDIMGETEKKLVQTAAGFLGRQMEQ from the coding sequence ATGAAAGCTACAGGAATTGTCCGAAGAATTGACGATCTTGGAAGAGTGGTAATACCAAAGGAAATTCGTCGCACACTTCGGATTAAAGAGGGAACTCCTTTGGAGATATTTACAGACCGTGAAGGGGAGATTATCTTAAAGAAGTATTCACCGATTGGCGAACTTAGCATTTTTGCGAAGGAATACACCGAAGCTCTTTCTCAGACGACAGGTTTGATTTCCTGTATCGCGGATCACGATCAAATCGTGGCAACCTCTGGAAGTGGAAGCAGGGAGTTCCAAGGAAAAGAAATCAGCCAGGAACTGGAAGCTTTGATTGGAGGAAGAGAAGCAAAGTGCAGTAAATTTGGAGAAAAAGGACACATTCAGGTAGTCAAGGAACAGAAAAATGAAGCTCCTTCACAAGTGATTTGGCCGATTATCTGTTCAGGCGATGCTATTGGCGCGGTTATTCTGATGGGCAGAGAAGAGAAAGACATTATGGGAGAGACTGAGAAAAAACTGGTCCAGACAGCCGCTGGTTTTTTAGGCCGTCAGATGGAACAGTGA
- a CDS encoding M15 family metallopeptidase: MSQYTRLINRSHPLSPDYRPVSLIDAGIPFDAPLTDPKRLLEPQAAYAARELFALASSCDIQLYGISGYRSYSRQSQLYNGSSQIAPPGASEHQSGLALDVSCLSIGLNLSEKFADTPEGKWLYAHAPLYGFILRYPKDKQHITGYPWEPWHIRYVTKSLSVYLKWTGMTLEEYHQLSHCSI; this comes from the coding sequence ATGTCTCAGTATACACGTCTTATCAATCGGTCCCATCCGTTATCCCCTGATTATCGCCCGGTCTCTCTGATAGATGCCGGAATTCCTTTTGACGCCCCTCTCACAGATCCAAAGCGTCTTTTGGAGCCACAGGCTGCCTATGCGGCACGAGAGTTATTCGCACTGGCCTCCTCCTGTGATATCCAACTTTATGGTATCTCCGGTTACCGTTCCTACAGTCGTCAATCACAATTATACAATGGTTCTTCTCAAATTGCACCGCCTGGCGCAAGCGAACATCAAAGTGGTCTTGCCTTGGATGTGTCCTGTCTCAGCATTGGCCTTAATTTGTCAGAAAAATTTGCAGACACCCCTGAGGGAAAATGGCTCTATGCCCATGCTCCACTCTATGGCTTTATTCTGCGCTATCCTAAGGATAAACAGCATATTACCGGATACCCCTGGGAACCCTGGCATATCCGGTATGTCACTAAATCTCTGTCTGTCTACTTAAAATGGACTGGGATGACATTGGAAGAATACCATCAGCTAAGTCACTGTTCCATCTGA
- a CDS encoding nicotinate phosphoribosyltransferase, producing MRANNLTLLTDYYELTMMQGYFKNPTDQSVIFDVFYRNNPCGGAYAINCGLEQVIEYIENLTFSSDDIEYLRSLHTFDEDFLEYLSDFHFSGDIYAIPEGTVVFPHEPLLKVIAPVIEAQLLETAILNIINHQSLIATKASRVVHAARGDGIMEFGLRRAQGPDAGIFGARAAIIAGCIGTSNVLTGQMFDVPVLGTHAHSWIMSFPDEYTAFKTYAKLYPDACILLVDTYDTLKSGVPNAIRVFEEMREEGIPLTRYGIRLDSGDLAYLSKEAYKMLAAAGFDDAVISASSDLDEYLIDSLKAQDAKINSWGVGTNLITCNDNPAFGGVYKLAAIKDKDSNEFIPKIKLSENTEKVTNPGNKTIYRIYNKSTGKIKADLICLADETFDESETMVIFDPIDTWKKTRVLGGTYIMRELLTPIFLNGKKVYHSPSVMELQAYCRQEMDTLWEESKRLINPHEVYVDLSQKLYDLKTRLLDEMGSENLYDDQEFF from the coding sequence ATGAGAGCAAATAATTTGACTCTGTTGACAGATTACTACGAATTGACAATGATGCAAGGCTATTTTAAAAATCCCACAGACCAATCAGTAATCTTCGACGTTTTCTACCGCAATAATCCCTGTGGAGGAGCCTATGCTATCAACTGTGGTCTGGAACAGGTCATTGAGTACATCGAAAATCTTACTTTCTCTTCTGATGATATCGAATATCTGCGCAGTCTTCATACCTTTGACGAAGATTTCCTGGAATATCTGTCCGATTTTCACTTTTCCGGTGATATCTATGCTATTCCTGAAGGTACAGTCGTATTCCCTCATGAGCCTCTGTTAAAAGTTATCGCTCCCGTCATCGAGGCACAGCTTTTAGAAACTGCAATCTTAAATATTATCAACCATCAAAGTCTGATTGCGACCAAGGCATCCAGAGTCGTACACGCCGCCCGCGGGGACGGTATTATGGAATTTGGACTTCGCCGTGCTCAGGGACCTGATGCCGGAATTTTTGGCGCAAGAGCTGCCATTATCGCCGGCTGCATCGGTACCTCCAACGTACTCACCGGACAAATGTTCGATGTCCCAGTACTTGGTACCCATGCTCACAGTTGGATCATGAGCTTTCCAGATGAATATACCGCATTCAAAACCTACGCAAAGCTCTATCCGGACGCCTGTATTCTGCTCGTGGATACCTACGATACTTTAAAATCCGGAGTTCCCAACGCAATCAGGGTATTTGAAGAAATGCGTGAAGAGGGAATCCCTCTGACCCGGTACGGAATCCGTCTGGACAGCGGCGATCTAGCCTATCTGTCCAAAGAAGCTTATAAGATGCTTGCCGCCGCTGGATTTGACGACGCCGTCATTTCTGCTTCCAGTGATTTGGACGAATACCTGATTGACAGCTTAAAAGCTCAGGACGCAAAAATCAACTCCTGGGGAGTCGGCACAAACTTAATTACCTGTAACGATAACCCTGCATTCGGCGGTGTATACAAGCTAGCCGCAATCAAGGATAAGGACAGTAATGAATTTATCCCCAAAATCAAACTCTCCGAGAACACAGAGAAAGTCACAAATCCCGGCAACAAAACGATTTATCGAATTTACAATAAATCCACCGGTAAAATCAAAGCTGATTTAATCTGTCTCGCAGACGAAACCTTTGACGAGAGCGAAACTATGGTAATTTTTGATCCCATTGACACCTGGAAAAAGACTCGTGTCCTGGGAGGAACCTATATTATGAGAGAGCTTTTAACTCCAATATTCCTAAATGGCAAAAAAGTTTACCACTCACCTTCCGTGATGGAACTTCAGGCATACTGCCGTCAGGAAATGGATACTCTCTGGGAAGAATCCAAACGTCTCATCAATCCTCATGAAGTCTATGTAGATCTTTCTCAAAAACTTTATGATCTGAAAACTCGCCTGCTGGATGAAATGGGTTCTGAGAATCTCTATGACGATCAAGAATTCTTCTAA
- a CDS encoding acyl-[acyl-carrier-protein] thioesterase, which translates to MGYQFRSRVRYSEIDEDGKLTLPAILNYFQDCCTFHSEDVGLGMKKLRKIHRGWVLSSWQIIVERYPEHGEELTVETWPYDFKGFMGMRNFILRTSQGESLCKANTLWSFMNTDSGMPVKLQPENTQGYQLEPKLEMEYAPRKIGLLSQGEKRESFLVQKHHLDTNHHVNNSQYITMATEYLPKDFEIWQMRAEYKMQARLGERIIPWVSEEPKRCVVSLNQETGKPYAIVEFSKKEK; encoded by the coding sequence ATGGGGTATCAATTTAGGAGCAGAGTAAGATACAGTGAAATCGATGAAGATGGAAAGCTGACACTGCCAGCTATTTTAAATTATTTTCAGGATTGTTGTACGTTTCATTCTGAGGATGTAGGCTTAGGAATGAAAAAATTGAGAAAAATACACAGAGGCTGGGTTTTGTCATCCTGGCAGATCATTGTGGAGCGCTATCCAGAACATGGGGAAGAGCTGACAGTGGAAACTTGGCCTTATGATTTTAAAGGTTTTATGGGAATGAGGAACTTTATATTGCGCACTTCTCAGGGCGAGAGCTTGTGCAAGGCGAATACTCTGTGGAGTTTTATGAATACGGATTCTGGGATGCCGGTAAAATTGCAGCCGGAGAACACACAGGGATATCAATTGGAACCTAAATTGGAGATGGAGTACGCACCTAGAAAAATCGGACTTTTGAGTCAGGGAGAAAAGCGGGAAAGTTTTCTGGTGCAGAAACATCATTTAGATACCAATCATCATGTGAACAACAGCCAGTATATTACGATGGCTACAGAGTATCTTCCAAAGGATTTTGAAATCTGGCAGATGCGGGCAGAGTATAAAATGCAGGCGAGACTGGGAGAACGGATTATACCTTGGGTATCCGAGGAGCCCAAACGTTGTGTGGTGTCATTGAATCAGGAAACTGGAAAGCCTTATGCTATAGTGGAATTTAGCAAGAAAGAAAAATAA
- a CDS encoding S1 RNA-binding domain-containing protein yields the protein MIQLGKKQKLQVLKKVDFGVYLGEPMQADVKEKVLLPIKQVPEQTKEGDILEVFIYKDSMDRMIATVREPDLQVGETAVLKVVQTSRIGAFLDWGLEKDLLLPFREQTMRVKEGQECLVALYIDKSERLCATMKVYPYLSLRTPYGMNDEVQGRVYEISERFGVFVAVDDHYCAMVPKREAQGKFRIGEVRKFRVTEVKEDGKMNLSAHQKAYLQIGEDAKLVRKVIDEFAGVLPFDDKVSPQVIEREFGLSKNAFKRAVGHMLKNGEIEIRDGRIYRRD from the coding sequence ATGATTCAATTAGGTAAGAAACAGAAATTACAGGTGTTAAAGAAAGTGGATTTTGGAGTATATCTGGGAGAGCCTATGCAGGCAGATGTGAAGGAGAAAGTACTGCTTCCGATCAAACAGGTGCCGGAACAGACAAAGGAAGGTGATATTCTAGAGGTGTTCATTTATAAAGACTCTATGGACCGTATGATTGCCACTGTGAGAGAACCAGATCTTCAGGTGGGAGAGACGGCCGTCTTGAAGGTAGTTCAGACTTCTAGAATCGGCGCCTTTTTGGACTGGGGACTTGAAAAAGATCTTTTGCTTCCATTCCGTGAACAGACGATGAGGGTAAAGGAGGGGCAGGAGTGTCTGGTGGCGCTCTATATTGATAAAAGTGAGAGATTATGTGCGACCATGAAAGTTTATCCATATCTGTCATTGAGAACTCCCTATGGAATGAACGATGAAGTGCAGGGTCGTGTCTATGAAATCAGTGAACGTTTCGGAGTATTTGTGGCAGTGGATGACCATTACTGTGCGATGGTGCCAAAGAGGGAGGCACAGGGGAAATTTAGAATTGGAGAGGTTCGAAAATTCCGCGTGACTGAGGTGAAAGAGGACGGGAAAATGAATCTGAGCGCTCATCAAAAAGCGTATCTTCAGATTGGAGAAGACGCGAAACTGGTTCGAAAGGTGATAGATGAGTTTGCAGGAGTGTTACCTTTTGATGACAAGGTCTCTCCTCAGGTGATCGAGAGAGAATTCGGTCTCAGTAAAAATGCGTTTAAAAGGGCAGTGGGACATATGTTGAAAAACGGAGAGATCGAGATTAGAGATGGAAGAATTTACAGAAGAGATTGA
- a CDS encoding DNA polymerase III subunit alpha: MNFTHLHVHTEYSLLDGSNKITEYVERVKELGMDSAAITDHGVMYGCIDFYRACKAAGINPILGCEVYVAPSSRFDRETGAGEDRYYHLVLLAENNQGYSNLMKIVSKSFVEGFYYKPRVDLALLREYHEGIIALSACLAGEVARYLTRGMYEEGKKAALRYEEIFGKGNFFLELQDHGISQQQTVNQQLLRMHQETGIDLVATNDVHYTYAEDEAPHDILLCIQTGKKLSDENRMRYVGGQYYVKSAEQMAELFPYALEALENTYKIGQRCHVDIEFGVTKLPKYDVPEGYTSWEYLNKLCFEGLEERYQPVTEELRQRLSYELDTIKNMGYVDYFLIVWDFIKYARDHGIMVGPGRGSAAGSLVSYTLGITKLDPMRYDLLFERFLNPERVSMPDIDVDFCFERRQEVIDYVVKKYGKDRVVQIVTFGTLAARGVIRDVGRVLDMPYSQVDTIAKMIPTELNITIDLALKKNPELAKVYEEDPEIHHLIDMAKRLEGLPRHTSMHAAGVVISQKDVDEYVPLSRAADGTITTQFTMTTLEELGLLKMDFLGLRTLTVIQNAVELVEADKGIHLDMDAIDYNDPKVLDSLGTGHTDGVFQLESGGMKSFMKELKPQSLEDVIAGISLYRPGPMDFIPQYIRGKNHPETITYDCPQLEPILKATYGCIVYQEQVMQIVRNLGGYTLGRSDLLRRAMSKKKASVMEKERQSFVYGNEEEGVPGCINNGIDEKIANRIYDNMIDFAKYAFNKSHAAAYAVVSYQTAFLKYYYPVEFMAALMTSVIDNPGKVSEYIFTCRKMGIQILPPDINRGETVFSVDHGAIRYALAAIKSIGKSVIDEIVKERKTNGEFVSMKDFVTRINNKDINKRSLENFIKAGAFDCLEGNRRQQMMVYPLVMESAIQEKKNMMAGQMSLFDLVGEEDKKDYEIQLPKVEEYDQDTLLNFEKEVLGIYISGHPLEKYRALMEKNVTAWTSDFQPDEETGFPKVKDGVKAIIGGMITEKKVKYTRTNKVMAFLTLEDLVGIVEVVVFPRDYEKNQRLIEVDNKVLIQGRISAEDDRASKLICEKIRSFDEMPRELWIQFESRQDYAQKDEELTQLLRESPGRNAVVVYLKDVKAMKRLPVSYNVQIEDGMLAKLAGKFGGQNVKVVERVLKNF, from the coding sequence ATGAATTTTACACATCTTCATGTTCATACAGAATATAGTTTGCTGGATGGGTCGAATAAGATTACAGAGTATGTGGAGCGGGTCAAAGAATTAGGAATGGACAGTGCGGCCATCACGGACCACGGAGTTATGTATGGATGTATAGATTTTTATCGTGCCTGCAAAGCAGCAGGAATTAATCCAATCTTAGGATGTGAGGTCTATGTGGCTCCGAGTTCCAGATTCGACAGGGAAACTGGGGCAGGAGAAGATCGGTATTACCATCTGGTGCTTTTGGCAGAGAACAATCAAGGCTACAGTAATTTGATGAAAATTGTCTCAAAGAGCTTTGTGGAAGGTTTTTACTATAAGCCTAGAGTTGATCTGGCCCTTTTGAGGGAGTATCACGAAGGAATTATAGCGTTAAGTGCCTGTCTAGCCGGCGAAGTAGCCAGATATCTGACTAGAGGAATGTATGAGGAAGGAAAAAAAGCGGCACTGAGGTATGAAGAGATTTTTGGAAAGGGAAATTTCTTCCTGGAATTGCAGGACCATGGCATTTCTCAGCAGCAGACGGTGAATCAGCAGCTTTTGCGTATGCATCAGGAGACGGGAATTGACCTGGTGGCTACCAATGATGTGCATTATACTTATGCAGAAGACGAAGCACCTCATGATATTCTTTTGTGTATTCAGACAGGTAAGAAACTGTCCGATGAGAATAGGATGCGTTACGTGGGGGGACAGTATTATGTAAAGTCTGCCGAACAGATGGCGGAGCTTTTTCCCTATGCTTTGGAGGCTCTTGAGAATACTTATAAAATCGGACAGCGGTGCCATGTGGACATTGAATTTGGAGTTACAAAGCTTCCAAAATATGATGTGCCTGAGGGGTATACGTCTTGGGAATATCTGAATAAATTGTGCTTTGAAGGATTGGAAGAACGTTATCAGCCGGTGACGGAGGAACTGAGACAACGCCTAAGCTATGAGCTGGACACGATAAAAAATATGGGGTATGTGGATTATTTTCTCATTGTATGGGATTTCATAAAGTATGCGAGGGACCATGGAATCATGGTTGGCCCTGGAAGGGGCAGTGCTGCGGGAAGTCTGGTGTCCTACACACTGGGAATTACGAAGCTGGACCCAATGCGTTATGATCTTCTGTTTGAGCGTTTTTTGAATCCGGAACGTGTCTCGATGCCGGATATTGATGTGGATTTCTGTTTCGAGCGCCGTCAGGAAGTTATCGACTATGTGGTGAAAAAATACGGAAAAGACCGGGTGGTTCAGATTGTGACTTTCGGTACTTTAGCTGCTCGAGGTGTGATTCGGGATGTGGGGCGAGTATTAGATATGCCTTATTCTCAGGTGGACACCATTGCGAAAATGATACCTACAGAACTGAACATTACGATTGATCTGGCTTTGAAAAAAAATCCAGAACTGGCAAAAGTATACGAGGAAGACCCGGAAATTCACCATTTGATTGATATGGCAAAGCGTCTGGAAGGACTACCGCGACATACTTCTATGCATGCTGCCGGAGTAGTAATCAGCCAGAAGGATGTGGATGAGTATGTGCCACTGTCAAGGGCGGCTGACGGTACGATTACTACCCAGTTCACGATGACTACTCTAGAAGAGCTGGGACTTTTGAAGATGGATTTTCTGGGACTTCGCACGCTGACAGTGATTCAAAATGCAGTAGAATTGGTGGAAGCGGACAAAGGCATTCATCTGGATATGGATGCGATTGACTATAACGATCCGAAAGTTTTGGATTCTCTGGGAACAGGACATACGGACGGGGTATTTCAGCTAGAGAGTGGAGGGATGAAAAGCTTCATGAAAGAGCTAAAACCTCAGAGCTTGGAGGATGTGATCGCTGGAATCTCCCTCTATCGTCCTGGCCCGATGGATTTTATTCCCCAGTATATCCGAGGAAAAAATCATCCGGAGACGATTACCTATGATTGTCCTCAGCTAGAACCGATTTTGAAAGCGACTTATGGGTGTATCGTCTATCAGGAACAGGTTATGCAGATTGTGAGAAATCTGGGAGGTTATACGTTAGGCAGAAGTGACCTTTTACGAAGAGCAATGTCTAAGAAAAAAGCTTCTGTGATGGAAAAAGAAAGGCAGAGCTTTGTCTATGGAAATGAAGAAGAGGGTGTACCGGGTTGCATCAACAATGGAATAGATGAGAAGATTGCCAATAGAATCTATGACAATATGATAGATTTTGCAAAATACGCTTTTAATAAGTCTCATGCAGCTGCCTATGCGGTAGTTTCCTATCAGACGGCTTTTTTGAAGTATTATTATCCGGTGGAGTTTATGGCGGCATTGATGACTTCGGTGATTGATAATCCAGGAAAGGTATCGGAGTATATTTTCACCTGCAGAAAGATGGGAATACAGATACTGCCGCCAGATATTAATCGCGGTGAAACCGTGTTTTCTGTGGATCACGGTGCAATACGTTATGCACTGGCAGCTATAAAAAGCATTGGAAAATCTGTGATTGACGAGATCGTTAAAGAGAGAAAAACCAATGGAGAATTTGTCTCGATGAAGGATTTTGTGACCAGAATAAATAATAAAGATATCAATAAGCGGAGCCTGGAAAATTTTATCAAGGCAGGAGCTTTTGACTGTCTGGAAGGAAACCGCAGGCAGCAGATGATGGTTTATCCTCTGGTTATGGAGAGTGCGATACAGGAAAAGAAAAATATGATGGCGGGACAGATGAGCCTTTTTGATCTTGTGGGTGAGGAGGATAAAAAGGACTATGAAATACAGCTTCCGAAGGTGGAAGAGTATGACCAGGACACGCTGCTGAATTTTGAGAAAGAAGTGCTTGGTATCTATATCAGCGGACATCCCTTGGAGAAATATCGAGCTTTGATGGAAAAGAATGTGACCGCATGGACTTCAGATTTTCAGCCTGACGAGGAGACTGGTTTTCCCAAGGTAAAAGATGGGGTTAAAGCTATCATTGGTGGTATGATAACGGAGAAAAAGGTTAAGTACACTAGAACGAATAAAGTCATGGCGTTTCTGACCTTGGAAGACTTGGTGGGAATCGTGGAAGTTGTGGTGTTTCCAAGGGATTACGAGAAGAATCAAAGACTGATCGAGGTGGATAACAAGGTTCTCATACAGGGAAGAATCTCGGCAGAAGATGACCGAGCCAGCAAATTGATTTGTGAAAAGATTCGGTCTTTCGATGAGATGCCGAGGGAACTTTGGATTCAGTTTGAGTCTCGGCAGGATTATGCTCAAAAGGATGAAGAATTGACGCAGCTTTTGAGAGAATCACCGGGACGAAATGCGGTAGTGGTTTACCTGAAAGATGTCAAGGCCATGAAGCGTTTGCCGGTGTCATACAATGTTCAGATAGAGGATGGGATGCTGGCAAAACTGGCTGGAAAGTTTGGCGGACAGAACGTGAAAGTTGTAGAAAGAGTATTGAAAAATTTTTAG
- the pfkA gene encoding 6-phosphofructokinase — MTEKKAIKTIGVLTSGGDAPGMNAAIRAVVRRGISSGLKVKGIYKGYNGLLNEEIIDMTARDVSDTIERGGTILYTARCAEFRTEEGQRRGAEVCKKHGIEGLIVIGGDGSFAGAQKLANLGINTIGVPGTIDLDIACTEYTIGFDTAVNTAMEAIDKVRDTSTSHERCSIIEVMGRNAGYIALWCGIANGAEDVLLPERYDYDEQKLINNIIESRKAGKKHHIIINAEGIGHSEAMAKRIEAATGIETRATILGHMQRGGSPTCKDRVYASIMGAKAVDLLREGKTCRVVGYRHGEYVDFDINEALAMRKDVPEYQVEVCNSLSHNYSKLNK, encoded by the coding sequence ATGACGGAAAAAAAGGCAATTAAGACAATTGGAGTTTTAACCAGTGGTGGGGATGCGCCGGGAATGAACGCGGCAATCCGCGCTGTTGTGAGAAGGGGAATCAGCAGCGGACTGAAGGTTAAAGGCATTTACAAGGGATACAATGGCCTTTTGAATGAAGAGATTATAGACATGACAGCCAGAGATGTTTCAGACACCATCGAGCGCGGCGGTACAATTTTGTACACTGCAAGATGTGCGGAATTCCGCACGGAAGAGGGACAGAGGCGAGGCGCTGAGGTCTGCAAAAAGCATGGAATTGAGGGCTTAATTGTCATTGGAGGAGACGGTTCTTTTGCGGGTGCACAAAAATTAGCAAATCTAGGAATTAATACGATTGGGGTTCCAGGGACGATTGACCTGGATATCGCCTGTACAGAGTATACGATAGGGTTTGATACAGCGGTAAACACTGCGATGGAAGCGATTGATAAGGTTAGAGATACCTCGACTTCTCATGAACGCTGTAGTATTATTGAAGTAATGGGAAGAAATGCAGGGTATATTGCGCTCTGGTGTGGAATCGCCAACGGAGCGGAGGATGTCTTACTGCCAGAGCGTTATGATTACGATGAGCAGAAACTGATTAACAATATCATTGAGAGCCGCAAAGCAGGTAAGAAACATCATATTATTATCAATGCGGAGGGTATCGGTCATTCAGAAGCTATGGCAAAGAGAATAGAGGCTGCCACAGGCATTGAGACGAGAGCAACGATTCTCGGGCATATGCAGCGGGGAGGGTCTCCGACCTGTAAAGACCGCGTGTATGCTTCTATAATGGGAGCAAAAGCAGTAGATCTTTTAAGAGAAGGAAAGACCTGCCGAGTGGTGGGCTATAGACATGGAGAGTATGTGGATTTTGATATCAACGAGGCTCTGGCAATGAGAAAAGATGTGCCGGAATATCAGGTCGAAGTCTGCAATTCTCTGTCGCATAACTATTCAAAGCTCAATAAATAA